The sequence below is a genomic window from Dehalococcoidales bacterium.
ACAGACACAGTCTGGGAAGTCTGGTTCAGTTTCTTAAAGCTTGGTTTACTAGATGAAACCAAAGGAAAAGTGTTACCTATGTCCCCGGTCTAAAGTGTAACCTATGTCCCAGTTTGCACATTGATTGGCTTTGGCTTGCGTTGGAATGGCGGGAGTAAAATCTCCCTCTTATCCCTCCTTACGAAGGAGGGACGTCAATACCCCAAAATAGGGACAGGTTGGGAGTGGATTCCAGCAGGAGTTTACACTGAACGAAGTGAACGTGCTGGAAAGACATACCTTTAGATTTTCCTGTTTTACCCGATAAATAAAGCAAGGCGGGAGTACCTGGATCCCGTATCTAGTACGGGATGACGGGGGTAAGGAAAGGAGCGAAATCCTCCTCTCTCCTCTTCCGATTCTGCCTCATACGGAATCTTCGACTTTAACAAGGGGGACGAATTACCCCGAATAATACCTGCCCGGTAAGTGGATTCCAGTACTCGGTTATACTCGAACTAAAGCCTGGGCTGGAGTGACGTATCTCTGGTTTTTTCTATTACACCCGGTAATTGAACCAAGCCGGGAGTACCTGGATCCCGACCCCGTATCGCGGTACGGGGCAAGCTTGCACCGGGATGGGTGGGGGAAAGGGGGACACTTTTTGGTATGCGGGATTTAATTGCCACGCCGGGCCGCGTGGGGTACAATGTACCCGTTTTACAGTATACTTTTGATATAACGTCAGGGAGAGTCGCGTGAGTTCAAGTGGACCCGCCAGGAACGGACCGTCCGCCTTCACTTTAAAGCTATTGAGCTCACTGCAAAACCCGGGTTACCGGCTGTACTTCTTCGGGACGCTGGCCCATTACGCCGCCATGAGCATGCAGATTGTCAGCAGTCCCCTTTTGATTTTCTATCTCACCGGCAAAACGGAATGGCTGGGCATGATATCGCTGGTAAGCGCCGCGCCGATGCTGGGCGTTTCCGTATTCGGGGGGGCTTTCGCGGACAGACTACAGAAGAAAAAAATACTCATCGGGGGGCTTATCGGGTCGGCGGCGGTTTCGACGACGGTCGCCCTGGTCCTGGTTACCGGCGTCCTCAATAAAGACAACCCCAGCTCCTGGTTTATCCTGCTGGGCACCTCCACGGTGCAGGGGGCCATCATGGGGATGATGATGCCCGCGTTGATGGCCATCATCCCGGAAATCATCAACCGCGACAAACTGATGAACGCCATCGCCCTGAATACCACGGGCATGAACGCCGTGAACCTGATAGCGCCGCCGATTGCCGGGTTCATCATCGCCGACGCCAACTACCAAGCCGCTTATTTCACCATGGCCGGGCTTTACCTCTGCGCCGCCAGTATCATGATATTTATCCCCGCCCGGACGAGGATAATCACCGGCACCGGCAACATCCTGCGGGAAATGCAGAAGGGTTTCCAGTACATCGGCAAGAACCCGCTGATTCTACAGATACTGGCCTTTACGCTGATAATCGTGGTGCTATCCATGCCCTACCAGCAGTTCATACCCGTTTACGTGGAGGAGATACTGCATACCGGGGCGGCGGGGAGCGGGATACTTAACGGCGTGTGCGGCGGCGGCGCCCTGGCGGGGTCGCTTTTACTGGCGGCACTACCGGGGAAAAAGCGCGGGCTGATGCTGCTGGGGAGCGGCGTCCTGGCGGGGGCGGCGCTGGCGGTGTTTTCTTTCTCTGCCGTCTGGGGGCTGTCACTGGTGGTCATCTTCTTGGTGGGGCTGTGCCAGGCGTTCCGCAACACCATCGGCAGCGTATTGCTCCAGACCTACACGGAGGACGCTTACATGGGGCGGGTAATGAGCATCGTCAACATGCAATGGGGGGTAATGAGCCTGGGCACCTTCCTGGTGGGGATAATGGCGGCGGTGCTGCCGGTGCAATGGGTGCTGGGCAGCATGGCGATGCTGCTGGTGGCGCTATCGCTGTACTTTGCCATTTTCGTACCGGCGGTCAGAAGAGTAGAATAGCTTTGAATATAAAGGAGTTTTAAGGAGGCAAAGAGTGATTAAGTCTATCGTAGTGGCGCACCGCAAACCGGGCATGACCCGCGCGGAGTACAACGACTACTGGCTGCACAAACACGGGCCGCTGGCGGCCAAGCTCATCCCCAACGTGCGGAGGTACGTGCAGAACCACCTGGTGGAAGTACCGGGCATGGAATACGACGGCGACGGCGTGGTGGAGATGTGGTACGACGACATTGAGGCCTGGAAGAAGAGCCTGGCAATGGTGCACGACTCCAAGGAGCTGATGGAGGACGCGGCCAACTTCTGCGCCATGGGCGTCAAGAGCAGCATGTGGCTGGTGGAAGAGCACGTTATAAAGTAAGGGAAAGGGGAAAAACCCTCTCTTATCTCCCTTTACGAAAGGGAGGCGATGGATTGGACGAACCCCTTTCCCTCTTATCCCTCTCCCCGCTGGCAGGGAGGGAGGCGATTGATTGAGGAAGTCCGGGAACGGTGTTTCTAAGGCCGGGAATAACAGTCGTATTCTCCCTTTACTTTCCAACTAAAACAAGCCGGAATAACTGGAGCCCGTATCAAGTACGGGATGACGGGGGGTGATGGGGCTTACCCTTCTTCCTCTTATCCCCACCTACGCTAAAGCTTCGGCGGACAAGCCTTTCCCCGCCGGCAGGGAGGGAGGCGATTGATTGAGCTTTGGCTTGCGTTGGAATGGCGGGAGTAAAATCTCCCTCTTATCCCTCCTTACGAAGGAGGGACGTCAATACCCCAAAATAGGGACAGGTTGGGAGTGGATTCCAGCAGGAGTTTACACTGAACGAAGTGAATGTGCCGGGATGACAACATTTCCTCTATTTTTTGCATCAACCCTTGATTAGGCCAAGGCGGAGTACCTGGATTCCCGATCAGGTCGGGAATGACGGGTAAACAGCGGGATGGTTAGGGGGATAAGAGGGGAGGCGATGGATGGGGGAAAAGGCGGGGGGTGAGATTGCCGCGCTTCGCCGATGGAACGGGGGCTGCGGGCAATGACGGCGCAGGGGACGTCACGTTGACCTACGAACATGAGCTATGTTACCATTCCTGTAACAAAGCATGTCCCACTGTCTATCCAGTATTGAGGACAAACAACCATGAAAAAGGTAGTTGTCACCGGCGGGGCCGGGTTCATCGGCTCCCACCTGGCCGAAGAGCTGGCCGGAAGAGGCTACCGGGTGGTGGTCATAGACAACCTGTCCACGGGGAAGCTGGCCAATATAGACGGGCTGATAAAAGAGAAAAGAATAGAGTTCATACAGGGGAGCATTACCGACCAGCCCCTGCTCCAGGAAGCCTTTAAAGACGCCGCATACGTTTTTCACGAGGCCGCCATTCCCAGCGTGCCGCGGAGCATCGATAACCCCCAGGCCTCCCACGAAGTCAATATCACCGGCACGCTGAACGTGCTGCTGGCGGCCAGCCAAAACAAGGTCAAAAAAGTAGTCAACGCATCCTCCTCTTCCGTTTACGGAGAGACGCCCACCCTGCCCAAACGAGAGGACATGACGCCCCAACCCCTTTCCCCCTACGCCGCGACCAAGCTGGCGGCGGAGTATTACTGCAGCGTCTTCGGGAAGTCGTTCGGGCTAAAGACGGTCAGCCTGCGGTACTTCAACGTGTACGGGACAAGGCAGGCGGAGAACTCGCAGTACGCGGCGGTAATACCGACTTTCAGGAAAAACATCGCCGCAGGGAAGGCGCCGGTGATTTACGGCGACGGCGAGCAGACGCGGGACTTTACCTACATCAAGGACGTAGTGAGAGCGAACATCCTGGCCGCCGAGAGCGACGCCGAAGGCGTGTACAACATCAGCGCGGGGCAGGGCATCAGCATCAACGCGCTGGCCCGGCGGTTGCTGGAAACGGCCGGGAGCGACCTGGAGCCAATATACAAGCCGCCGCGGGCGGGGGACATCAAACACAGCGTGGCGGACATCAGCAAAGCCGCCGGCTTCGGGTACAAACCGGAATACACCTTCGAGAACGGCCTGAAAGAACTGACGAGGAGCGGGTATGAAAAGCAGCCTGGATAAAGCAGCAGTCTGTGTAATCGGCCTGGGATACGTGGGACTGCCGCTGGCGGAGGCGTTCGCCGGGAGCTTAAAAGTAACGGGCTACGACACGGACGTGAAGAAAATAAAGTCGCTGCAAGAAAACAACCGTAACAGTAACCTGGTCTACACCAGCAAAGCGGAAGCGATAAGCAGCGCCGACTTCATAATCATCTGCGTGCCCACGCCGGTCACCAAATCCAAAGACCCGGACCTGTCTTATGTGGAGTCGGCGGCCACCACAGCCGGCCAGCACATGAAAAAGGGCAGCACGGTGATACTGGAGTCCACCGTTTATCCCGGCGTCACCGAGGAAATCGTCAAGCCGATACTGGAAAAGGAGTCCGGCCTCAAGTGCGGAACGGACTTTAAAATAGGGTACTCCCCGGAGAGGGTCAACCCCGGCGACAAGCTGCATGGGGTGAACGCCATCACCAAGGTGGTGGCCGGCATGGACAAAGAGACCACGGAAAGGGCGGCGGCGCTTTACGGCAGGATAGCCAAAGACGTTTTCAAGGCCACGGACATCAAGACAGCGGAAGCCGCCAAGGTCATCGAGAACACACAACGGGACCTGAACATCGCGCTGATGAACGAGCTAACGCTGATTTTCAAAAAGATGGGACTGAGCACCAGCGACGTGCTGGACGCCGCGGTGACCAAGTGGAACTTCGTGCGGTTTTCCCCGGGGCTGGTGGGGGGGCACTGCATACCGGTCGACCCATACTACCTGGTGTACAAAGCCAAGGAGCTGGGCTACCACGCCCAGGTTATCCCGGCGGGGCGGGCGATTAACGACTACATGCCCAAGTACATCGCGGAAATGACCATTAAAGCGCTGAACAACATGGACAAGGTGCTGAAAGGCTCCAGAGTGCTGATAATGGGACTGACCTATAAAGAGAACGTGCCGGACATACGGGAGACGCCGGTAAGGGAAATAATCGACGAGCTGAAAGAGTTCGGCGTGGATATCACCGGCTACGACCCCCTGCTGGAAAATGTCGCCAAAGATTTCGGCATCAAAGCCGTAAAATCGCTGAAAGGCCTGGCCGGCTATGACGGCGTGATTGTGGCGGTGGCGCACGACGCTTTCAAGACGATAGCCATTGCCAGCCTGAAAGGCATCATGAGCGCCCGGCCGGTATTGATTGACGTGCGCGGGCTGTTTACGCCCGCCGCGGCGCGCAAGGCGGGGTTCAACTACTGGAGCCTGCAGAGGTAAGAGGCGGCTAAGTAGTCCGCTTTAACAGTCCCCAGAAGAACTTGAACTCCGACCGGCTGAACCCCCGCAGCAGGACCAAAACCACCCCGTAAACCGCCACGCCGGCCAGCACGGTGAAAAACGTGCCCAGGAGGCTCGTGGAGCGCAGGGGCCAGACCGCCGCCGACATGACCAGCGACGCGGCAATGCTTTTCAGTATGAATGACCAGTCGATGGGGAAGGTCAGCTCTTTGCGGGCGTAATAGCTTACCGCGCCCAGCGCCAGAGCGTAGGCGACCAGCGCCGAAACGGGGGCGCCGATGATGCCGACGGACGGCACCAGCAACAGGTTAAGCCCGACATTCAGAGCGGCGGCGATACCCCAGATGATAACCAGCACCCTTGTCTTTTTCACCAGCAGCAGGATATTCCACATGATGTTGTGAACGCCCAAAAGCGTCACCGCCAGCGCCACCAGCGGGGTAACGAAATGGCCCCCGGCGGCAATCTCCTGAGTGCTGAACAGCCGCAGCACCGATTCGCCGAGGACGGCGGCACCAAAAAGGAAGGGAATGGCGATAGCCAGAAAATACTTCAGGTTAAAGCGCAGGTGGGTCTTAACCTCGTCGATTCTGCCCTGGTCATAAAGCTGGGGCAGCGTGGCCATCAGCACGAAGGAGAGTATGGTGGTTACGGAATAGGGGATATTGCCCAGATTGTAGCCCGCCGCGTAGATGCCCAGCGAGGTAGCCCCTAAAACATAGCTGATGATATAGCGGTCGTTAATATTAATCAGCCAGTAAGCCAGACCCCGGGGGGCCAGGGGCAGGCCGAAGCTTAAAAACTCCCGGAGGCGGGAAAAGCGCGGCCACTTGAGGCCGATTTTCGACCTTATCAGGAAAAACAGCACGATAAATTCCAGCGTCTTGACGGATATGTAAGCCAGGACAACCCAGGTAATCCCGTAGCCCCGGAAAACGAAAAAGGCGACCAGCGCGGTAAAGAGAGCGGTCTCCGCGGCCATGAAAGCGGAGAGCATTTTCACCTGCTGGAAGGTGCGGATGAGGAGCAGGCAATTTTCCACCAGGGTAACCAGGATTACCATAGCGCCGGTGAGCCGGACCACCAGAACAGCGCCGTTGAAAAAGTTATCCGCGAGGGGACCGGCGAAGACGAAGACCAGCAGCGCCGCAATCAGATTAACGGCGAAAAGCGTAATGATGACCGAGTAAAACCCCTCCCGGATTTCTTCCCGGCTTTTCTCCGACGCTAAAAACCTCACCAAAGCGGTACCCAGCCCGAGGTTGGTGACGGACAGAATGAGGCTGACGGTGGCGGTGGCCTGCGACCATATGCCATAGCCCTGGGCGCCCATCGTCTTGCTTATCAGGGGCATGATAAACAGTCCGAACAGGAATTGCACCAGCGTAGCCGCGCCCACGAAAATGGTATCTATGGCTGATTTACGGTAAGAGGTGGCCAGATTCCCCTCCGACAATACGATGAAAAATAGTTATATCAGTATATACACAGAGACTGTTTTTAGGCAAACGTGCCAACGCGGCCCGCGGAGATGGCGGCAAGACCGTATATCACTAAAGTAAAAAAGGTTACTTTTGCGTTTAGTTGCGGTGCATGTTTTGCCATTCTTACCTCTCTATTCTTAACCTCTCCCCCTTAACCCCCTCTCCGTTGACAGAGCGGGGGCAATAAATAGAGATGAAAATACAAAGGCAAATAATACAAAAAAACCGGGGCTTGGCATAAAACGGGCGAAAGAGTATATTATTTAATAATCGGTGGGGGGAGGGGGAAAGCGAGAAAACTACTCAATTAAAGCGGTAAGAGAGTGTTGCGCAGCGTAATTAATTTAATCAGCATAATACTAAATCCGGCAGCGCGGGTGTGGACCAGGAACAAGGTGCGCATATTAAGCTATCACCGCGTTTGCGATTTGCCCCCTACCGGCGATATCATGGAGTCGCTCAACATCAATCCGGTCGTGTTCGACCGGCAGATGGCGTGGCTGAGTCAAAAGGGCTATAACGTCATCACGCCGGAGCAGTTTATCGAATACAGAGATAAAAACACGGCGCCACCCCCTAAAAGCATCATCATCACCTTCGACGACGGCTACCGGGACAACCTGCTCATCGCGCTCCCCATCCTGGAAAAGTACGGTTTCCGGGGCACCTTTCTGCCGGTCACCGATTACATCGACAGCGACAGGATATTCCACTGGCTCAAGCTCGGAGAAAAATCCATCACCCACAGCCAAGCCAACCGGCAGTACTGGCTGCCGCTGACCGGCGGCGACATCCGGGAAATGAGCGCCCGCGGCGCGTGCTTCGGCTCCCACACCAAAAACCACCGCTACCTGACGCGACTGAGCCCGGACGAAGTCGCGGAGGAACTGACCGCCTCTAAAAAACGACTCGAAGATATACTGGGAAAACCGGTGGTGTGCTTTAGCTATCCCCACAGCGACTACAACGATACGGTAAAAAACCTGGTGAAAAAGGCCGGCTACCGCGCCGCGCTGACCAACGAGGGCGCCAACAACACCGTGAAAAGCGACTTCCTGGCGCTGAAGCGGGTGCCCATGACAGGCCTCGACTCAACGGCGGCGTTCCGGCGGCGGGTGGAAGGCGGCTACGACTGGGTATGGTGGCCGGGGGCGGCGGTAAAGTTTTTACGGAGGAGGCAGCGATGACAGAAGAGCTAACTTACCGCAAAGCGGAAAAGGCGGACCTGCCGCGTATCTCCCGGTTCCGCAAGGAATTCTGGGGGGAGCACGAGACAGGGCGCTCCTCCGGGCCGGAGTACTACGAGTGGAAGACCTTACAAAACCCCTTTATGCCGGGTGAGATGTACCTGGCGGAGGACGGGACCACGGTGGTGGGCATGAAGAGCATGGTACCGAAACGGATGCGGATACTGGGCAAGGAAGCGGCGGGGGCGGAGACCGGGGATACCTTTACGCACCCGGGGTACCAGCGGCGGGGCATTTTTACGGGGCTGTTCGCCGCCGCCAAAAGAGAGCAAGGAATAGACACCAGGCTGGACTACATCTTCGGGCTGCCCAATGAAGTTTCTCTGCTGGGGTACGAGCGCAAACTGGACTACTCACAAATCCCGGTGAACGTGCGGGGACTGGCGCTGCTGCTCAATCCCGCGCCGGTCTTGAAAACAAAGCTCCCGGCGCTACTCGCCGCGGTGCTGGCGCCGGCGGTGAAACTCTACTATCAAACTGTGTTCAGAATGAGCACCGGCGGGGTAAAAAACGCCGTCGTAGTAAGGCTGGAACCGGCTTTCCCCGAGGACATCGAGACGGTCTGGCGACACGTTATGTCCAGTTACGACGCGGCCGTGATACGCGATAGAGACTTCCTAACCTGGAGGTACGTCAACAGCCCGGACAAATACCGGATATACCTGGCGCGCAACCGGAACGGGGAAATCACGGGATACATGGTGACGAAATTCCACGGCGGCAACCTGCCGACCGGATACCTGTGCGATTTCCTCACCCGGGAGGACGACCCTCGCATTTTCCGGTCGCTGCTGGCCGAGGCAGTAACCGATTTTAAAAAGGACAAAGTCGCCCTGGTCACGGCTTACGGGGTGGCGGGGGGATTTTACGACCGGCTGCTGCGGCGGGCCGGATTCATAAGACGGGCGCGACAGGTGATTATCAGCTATAACAACGAGCTGGGGCGCCGCGTCCTTAGCGGAAATTGCCGCTGGCATTTCACCATGGGCGACTCCGACCACGTTTGACGGGGGCCGGCTAACGGTAAACCGCCGCCCCATTGGAAACGTATATCCGGCTCTTGCCGGAGAGTAAATCCGGGTATTGCGCCAGGTCATATACTACGCCGTCTTTAGCCACGATGCCGCCGTTGACGTAATTCTCATAGCGCAGGAAAACATAGCCGGTGACGGGGCGGTTCTCCAGGTAAGTTTCCACCAGGTTACGGTTGAGGGCAGACTGCGGTATTTTTCCCTGGCTGACCAGCAACATGCCCCGGTAACCGGTATAGATGGCGTCCGACACCACCCTGTTCCCGCCGAGCCATTGGGCGGCGCGGGAGTCCTGCTCGTGGACGAAGTAGGCCGCAAAATAATCGCCCCGGGAGTTCAGCACCAGGCTCCGCGGATAGCCGGAGAGCTGGTAGGTGAGGCCGCTGGTACAGGCGAAGTAAACCACCAGCACCAGCAAAAGCAGAGCCTGAACGCGCCGGTCCCGGAGCAACGCGCCGACATTCATCCCGCCGATGATAAAGAAGGCGGACATCAAAGGCATCATCTGGTAGTACACGCGGCCGATGTCATAGCCGATGGAAACGGCCGGCAGCACCAAAGCCGCCGCCATAATGACCACCCCGGCCAGCGCCATCGCCAGTAAAGAAAGCTCAACCCGATGGACGAGGGAAACGCCGGGGGGGGCGTTCGGACCAATCTCAACTAACGTGCGGCGATGCCGCAGCAGGACCAGCAAGACGCCGACAGCTATGAGGGCGATGGTCAGCCAGGCGGCGACGAACTCGATTTGATGCGGCACACCCTTGGCACCCAGGCCAACGCCGAAAGCCGAAGCCACCCAGGTGCTGCGCGACTCCAGGATGAACATATTGTAAAGGTTCCGGAAAACGAGCCGGGCAAACTCCACGGC
It includes:
- a CDS encoding MFS transporter — its product is MSSSGPARNGPSAFTLKLLSSLQNPGYRLYFFGTLAHYAAMSMQIVSSPLLIFYLTGKTEWLGMISLVSAAPMLGVSVFGGAFADRLQKKKILIGGLIGSAAVSTTVALVLVTGVLNKDNPSSWFILLGTSTVQGAIMGMMMPALMAIIPEIINRDKLMNAIALNTTGMNAVNLIAPPIAGFIIADANYQAAYFTMAGLYLCAASIMIFIPARTRIITGTGNILREMQKGFQYIGKNPLILQILAFTLIIVVLSMPYQQFIPVYVEEILHTGAAGSGILNGVCGGGALAGSLLLAALPGKKRGLMLLGSGVLAGAALAVFSFSAVWGLSLVVIFLVGLCQAFRNTIGSVLLQTYTEDAYMGRVMSIVNMQWGVMSLGTFLVGIMAAVLPVQWVLGSMAMLLVALSLYFAIFVPAVRRVE
- a CDS encoding EthD domain-containing protein, with translation MIKSIVVAHRKPGMTRAEYNDYWLHKHGPLAAKLIPNVRRYVQNHLVEVPGMEYDGDGVVEMWYDDIEAWKKSLAMVHDSKELMEDAANFCAMGVKSSMWLVEEHVIK
- a CDS encoding SDR family oxidoreductase — translated: MKKVVVTGGAGFIGSHLAEELAGRGYRVVVIDNLSTGKLANIDGLIKEKRIEFIQGSITDQPLLQEAFKDAAYVFHEAAIPSVPRSIDNPQASHEVNITGTLNVLLAASQNKVKKVVNASSSSVYGETPTLPKREDMTPQPLSPYAATKLAAEYYCSVFGKSFGLKTVSLRYFNVYGTRQAENSQYAAVIPTFRKNIAAGKAPVIYGDGEQTRDFTYIKDVVRANILAAESDAEGVYNISAGQGISINALARRLLETAGSDLEPIYKPPRAGDIKHSVADISKAAGFGYKPEYTFENGLKELTRSGYEKQPG
- a CDS encoding nucleotide sugar dehydrogenase, which encodes MKSSLDKAAVCVIGLGYVGLPLAEAFAGSLKVTGYDTDVKKIKSLQENNRNSNLVYTSKAEAISSADFIIICVPTPVTKSKDPDLSYVESAATTAGQHMKKGSTVILESTVYPGVTEEIVKPILEKESGLKCGTDFKIGYSPERVNPGDKLHGVNAITKVVAGMDKETTERAAALYGRIAKDVFKATDIKTAEAAKVIENTQRDLNIALMNELTLIFKKMGLSTSDVLDAAVTKWNFVRFSPGLVGGHCIPVDPYYLVYKAKELGYHAQVIPAGRAINDYMPKYIAEMTIKALNNMDKVLKGSRVLIMGLTYKENVPDIRETPVREIIDELKEFGVDITGYDPLLENVAKDFGIKAVKSLKGLAGYDGVIVAVAHDAFKTIAIASLKGIMSARPVLIDVRGLFTPAAARKAGFNYWSLQR
- a CDS encoding oligosaccharide flippase family protein; amino-acid sequence: MSEGNLATSYRKSAIDTIFVGAATLVQFLFGLFIMPLISKTMGAQGYGIWSQATATVSLILSVTNLGLGTALVRFLASEKSREEIREGFYSVIITLFAVNLIAALLVFVFAGPLADNFFNGAVLVVRLTGAMVILVTLVENCLLLIRTFQQVKMLSAFMAAETALFTALVAFFVFRGYGITWVVLAYISVKTLEFIVLFFLIRSKIGLKWPRFSRLREFLSFGLPLAPRGLAYWLININDRYIISYVLGATSLGIYAAGYNLGNIPYSVTTILSFVLMATLPQLYDQGRIDEVKTHLRFNLKYFLAIAIPFLFGAAVLGESVLRLFSTQEIAAGGHFVTPLVALAVTLLGVHNIMWNILLLVKKTRVLVIIWGIAAALNVGLNLLLVPSVGIIGAPVSALVAYALALGAVSYYARKELTFPIDWSFILKSIAASLVMSAAVWPLRSTSLLGTFFTVLAGVAVYGVVLVLLRGFSRSEFKFFWGLLKRTT
- a CDS encoding polysaccharide deacetylase family protein, translating into MWTRNKVRILSYHRVCDLPPTGDIMESLNINPVVFDRQMAWLSQKGYNVITPEQFIEYRDKNTAPPPKSIIITFDDGYRDNLLIALPILEKYGFRGTFLPVTDYIDSDRIFHWLKLGEKSITHSQANRQYWLPLTGGDIREMSARGACFGSHTKNHRYLTRLSPDEVAEELTASKKRLEDILGKPVVCFSYPHSDYNDTVKNLVKKAGYRAALTNEGANNTVKSDFLALKRVPMTGLDSTAAFRRRVEGGYDWVWWPGAAVKFLRRRQR
- a CDS encoding GNAT family N-acetyltransferase — translated: MTEELTYRKAEKADLPRISRFRKEFWGEHETGRSSGPEYYEWKTLQNPFMPGEMYLAEDGTTVVGMKSMVPKRMRILGKEAAGAETGDTFTHPGYQRRGIFTGLFAAAKREQGIDTRLDYIFGLPNEVSLLGYERKLDYSQIPVNVRGLALLLNPAPVLKTKLPALLAAVLAPAVKLYYQTVFRMSTGGVKNAVVVRLEPAFPEDIETVWRHVMSSYDAAVIRDRDFLTWRYVNSPDKYRIYLARNRNGEITGYMVTKFHGGNLPTGYLCDFLTREDDPRIFRSLLAEAVTDFKKDKVALVTAYGVAGGFYDRLLRRAGFIRRARQVIISYNNELGRRVLSGNCRWHFTMGDSDHV